A part of Cydia strobilella chromosome 15, ilCydStro3.1, whole genome shotgun sequence genomic DNA contains:
- the LOC134747778 gene encoding forkhead box protein N3-like, whose amino-acid sequence MAPMRGERGGSPARAARASLPLPRRLIRQIARHVASSGRSLRRLEVSGRVIDNFDDIEDASDSDHEVSQPAVACGGNAGNLPPADHDDDLTSLSWLQDRNLLRGINLTKGDVEDTKMIGSQVIIKTEQTTPPPAPRASPPRTPVKAPPSPAPTHSKPPYSFSCLIFMAIEAAPARALPVKEIYAWIVRHFPYFRHAPQGWKNSVRHNLSLNKCFHKVAAAPGLGKGSLWTVDPQHRSTLLQAFGRQPIPAPCEAEPPGEAESPLAKNSPDPALFPFLARRLARPRPEPGADEYLAAATVLAMKYGPAVLDQLPPAAHHLVISRCARDEHSYSGGGEERRTAEALLNLAGVCPEPAS is encoded by the exons ATGGCGCCAATGCGTGGCGAGCGCGGAGGCTCACCTGCGCGCGCGGCCCGCGCCTCCCTGCCCCTCCCGCGCCGCCTCATCCGCCAGATCGCGCGGCATGTTGCGTCTAGCGGGCGCAGTCTGCGCCGGCTCGAGGTCTCCGGGAGAGTTATAGACAATTTCGACGATATAGAGGACGCCAGTGACAGCGATCATGAAGTTTCACAGCCGGC AGTGGCGTGCGGCGGGAACGCCGGCAACCTGCCCCCCGCGGACCACGACGACGACCTCACCAGCCTGAGCTGGCTGCAGGACAGGAACCTGCTGAGGG GTATAAATCTAACAAAAGGCGACGTCGAGGACACAAAAATGATCGGAAGTCAAGTCATAATAAAG ACGGAACAAACGACGCCACCCCCAGCCCCCCGCGCATCCCCCCCGCGCACGCCCGTCAAAGCCCCGCCCTCCCCCGCGCCCACACACAGCAAACCCCCCTACTCCTTCTCCTGTCTCATCTTCATGGCGATAGAAGCGGCGCCAGCGCGAGCCCTGCCCGTGAAGGAGATATACGCGTGGATCGTGCGGCACTTCCCGTACTTCAGACACGCGCCGCAGGGCTGGAAGAACAGCGTGCGGCATAATCTGTCGCTTAACAAGTGCTTCCACAAG GTGGCAGCCGCTCCAGGTCTCGGCAAGGGCTCCCTTTGGACAGTTGACCCTCAGCATCGGTCTACACTATTACAG GCGTTCGGGCGGCAGCCCATCCCGGCGCCTTGCGAGGCGGAGCCTCCCGGGGAGGCGGAGTCGCCCCTGGCCAAGAACTCGCCCGACCCGGCGCTGTTCCCGTTCCTGGCGCGCCGCCTCGCGCGGCCGCGCCCCGAGCCCGGCGCCGACGAGTACCTGGCCGCCGCCACCGTGCTCGCCATGAAGTACGGGCCTGCTGTGCTCGACCag CTGCCGCCAGCGGCGCACCACCTGGTGATCTCTCGCTGCGCGCGCGACGAGCACTCGTACTCGGGCGGCGGCGAGGAGCGCCGCACCGCCGAGGCGCTGCTCAACCTGGCCGGCGTCTGTCCCGAGCCGGCCAGCTAG